The following proteins are encoded in a genomic region of Ostrea edulis chromosome 7, xbOstEdul1.1, whole genome shotgun sequence:
- the LOC125657138 gene encoding ribonuclease P protein subunit p14-like has protein sequence MNTNKTKYSSLKKCYFRVQLEFENGGRVDIGQTMFNYVVYHAVKNLFGEIGESCVDIIQYDPLFSQAILVTNERFRVQLHSALTLCGCYDNKRCAFRILQISSSLINLASDSRQMCVPIRSNI, from the exons ATGAACACCAATAAAACCAAGTATTCGTCTTTAAAGAAATGCTATTTCCGAGTGCAGTT AGAATTTGAAAATGGTGGGAGGGTAGACATTGGGCAAACCATGTTCAACTATGTTGTTTACCATGCTGTTAAAAATCTGTTCGGAGAG ATAGGAGAAAGTTGTGTGGACATCATTCAATATGATCCTCTATTTTCGCAGGCCATCTTGGTGACAAATGAGAG ATTTAGAGTGCAGCTGCACAGTGCTCTGACTCTTTGTGGTTGCTATGACAACAAGAGGTGTGCCTTCAGAATTTTACAG ATATCCTCCAGTCTTATAAATCTAGCCAGTGATAGCAGACAGATGTGTGTTCCAATAAGATCAAATATATGA